Proteins encoded in a region of the Brevefilum fermentans genome:
- the recJ gene encoding single-stranded-DNA-specific exonuclease RecJ, translating into MSPKQPWVHVETHPIPIEFQEAIGGHPLVAHTLYERGYRTVDEALAFLDPDLYHPSSAFDLPDMERGCDLLTRAISEQACILVWGDFDVDGQTATTLLVEGLRGLGANVRYHIPVRAKESHGIRKEVLKAQLVQGFDLLLTCDTGITEFESLQWVRNLDIPIIVTDHHLLAERMPPADAVINPQRLEEGHPLRTLPGVGVAYQLIEGLYASLGRELDLGRLQELVALGIVSDVAEQRGDTRYLLQRGLKSLRKTSRVGLIRLFENAELNPGLINEGHIGFQIAPRLNAVGRLGDANPMVEFLTTQDKSEARRLATLIEGMNIKRRSETRQVERGAEAQLQASSDDRHAPAIVLHHPGWPGGVVGIVASRLVERYHKPVILLTGEDPISGSARSVPGLHITEAIGAQSDLLNNFGGHPMAAGLSLPVAHYPAFKRRFLATVEAQLPSGAVGEPIEIAGSLRLDELDLALVREISRLGPFGQGNPALNFRVNDLRVVAESTVGIEREHRQVTVADKENNELRLIWWNGADERLPEAQFDLVCQLTESDYKGTPQLSAEWIDFQLSEAGKVEIASRQVELIDYRASLHSQDQLAQLVLESPRALIWGEGDLPNAIHFKGRHELEKNPHLVIWTAPPSQTVLQHVLELVQPKQVTVFAVEPGIGELHAFMSRLGSAAKYALNNLGGRASIERLGATCAADESAVRTGLLLWEARGMLSVNFKGEEVHIRADRPEADFDASALLETMLKELLEESRAYRRYFHQVELRSIINR; encoded by the coding sequence ATGTCGCCCAAACAGCCCTGGGTTCACGTGGAAACCCATCCCATCCCGATTGAATTTCAGGAAGCCATTGGCGGTCATCCGCTGGTGGCTCACACACTTTATGAACGCGGCTACCGCACGGTCGACGAAGCCCTGGCGTTTTTAGATCCTGATCTTTACCATCCATCCAGCGCTTTTGATTTGCCCGACATGGAGCGGGGCTGCGATTTACTGACCAGGGCGATTAGTGAGCAGGCGTGCATCCTGGTGTGGGGAGATTTTGACGTCGATGGGCAGACCGCGACCACACTGCTGGTGGAGGGGTTGCGCGGCCTGGGTGCAAATGTTCGCTATCACATTCCGGTGAGGGCTAAAGAATCCCACGGCATCCGAAAAGAGGTTCTCAAAGCCCAGCTGGTACAGGGGTTTGACCTGCTGCTGACCTGCGACACGGGGATTACCGAATTTGAAAGCTTGCAATGGGTGCGTAACCTGGATATCCCAATTATTGTTACCGATCACCACCTGCTGGCTGAGAGGATGCCGCCCGCGGATGCCGTGATCAACCCCCAGCGGCTGGAGGAGGGTCATCCCTTACGCACACTGCCGGGCGTGGGCGTTGCTTATCAACTGATCGAAGGGCTGTATGCTTCCCTGGGCCGGGAACTGGATCTCGGTCGGTTGCAGGAACTGGTTGCCCTGGGCATCGTCTCCGATGTGGCAGAGCAGCGGGGTGATACCCGCTACCTGCTGCAGAGGGGATTGAAAAGCTTGCGCAAGACCAGCAGGGTTGGGTTGATCCGGTTGTTTGAAAACGCTGAACTGAACCCCGGGCTGATTAACGAGGGACATATTGGCTTTCAGATTGCGCCGCGGCTGAACGCCGTTGGGCGCCTGGGAGACGCCAACCCGATGGTGGAGTTTTTAACCACTCAGGACAAATCAGAAGCACGCCGCCTGGCGACCCTGATAGAGGGGATGAATATCAAACGGCGTTCAGAAACGCGCCAGGTAGAACGGGGAGCCGAGGCGCAACTCCAAGCCTCCAGCGATGACCGGCACGCACCAGCAATTGTGCTGCATCATCCTGGCTGGCCTGGCGGGGTGGTTGGGATTGTCGCCAGCCGCCTGGTGGAACGTTACCACAAGCCGGTGATCCTGCTGACCGGCGAGGATCCGATTTCCGGTTCAGCCCGCTCAGTGCCCGGATTACACATCACAGAGGCGATTGGCGCCCAGTCTGATCTGCTGAATAACTTTGGCGGACATCCGATGGCTGCCGGGCTGTCCCTGCCTGTTGCACATTATCCTGCTTTTAAACGGCGGTTTTTGGCAACGGTTGAAGCCCAATTGCCCTCCGGTGCGGTTGGTGAACCGATTGAAATCGCCGGATCCCTCCGCCTTGACGAGCTGGATCTGGCGCTGGTGCGAGAAATCTCGCGCCTGGGTCCCTTTGGCCAGGGAAACCCGGCTTTGAACTTCCGGGTGAACGACCTGCGGGTGGTAGCAGAATCCACCGTGGGGATTGAGCGCGAACACCGCCAGGTGACGGTTGCGGACAAAGAGAACAACGAACTGCGCCTGATCTGGTGGAATGGCGCCGATGAGCGGCTGCCCGAGGCGCAATTTGACCTTGTGTGCCAATTAACGGAGAGTGATTACAAGGGTACACCTCAACTCAGCGCAGAATGGATTGATTTTCAACTTTCGGAAGCAGGAAAGGTGGAAATTGCCTCCCGTCAGGTGGAACTTATCGATTATCGAGCAAGCCTTCACTCACAAGACCAATTGGCTCAACTTGTGCTCGAATCCCCGCGGGCTTTAATTTGGGGCGAAGGTGATTTACCCAATGCGATTCACTTCAAGGGCAGGCATGAGCTTGAAAAAAATCCGCACCTGGTCATCTGGACGGCGCCGCCTTCACAAACTGTTTTACAGCATGTGCTGGAGCTTGTGCAGCCGAAACAGGTGACCGTTTTTGCTGTGGAACCTGGCATCGGTGAACTGCATGCTTTTATGTCCCGTTTGGGCAGCGCGGCAAAATACGCGCTCAACAACTTGGGCGGGAGAGCCAGCATTGAGAGGTTGGGTGCCACTTGCGCCGCTGATGAAAGCGCGGTCCGCACCGGGTTGCTGTTGTGGGAAGCCAGGGGGATGTTGTCTGTGAACTTTAAAGGCGAAGAGGTTCACATTCGCGCTGACAGACCGGAAGCCGATTTTGATGCAAGCGCGTTATTGGAAACCATGCTGAAAGAATTGCTGGAAGAGAGCCGAGCTTATCGGAGGTACTTCCACCAGGTGGAATTGCGCTCGATTATCAACCGGTGA
- a CDS encoding acetate--CoA ligase family protein encodes MTRSLAPFFSPSGVAIIGTSQDPRKLSHGILKNMTLYGYQGGIYPVNPKADQILGLPAYPDISAVPDPVDLAVAVLPAPMTPAILHACGERGIKAVIIISGGFKEVGGVGVELEKECLQIAQSYQMRLIGPNCVGTMDLYTGLNSTFIEGMPARGSIGFVSQSGAVCGGVVDLIGEKGIGFSHFASLGNELDVNETDVIAFFGDHPQVKVIAAYVEAIEHGQRFIEVVSQVSKEKPIVLLKAGRTDAGARAVSSHTGSLAGSYAAYQAAFKQAGVIEVEDLSSLFDVAWALSCQPLPENNRVVIMTNSGGPAALASDLLASHGFELVEISAEKQRQLAEKLNPSAQVSNPVDMLGGAEAHDFDHCFNVLADQPDIDTFLPMLVPQSLVDPAEVARAIVNQAKTIKKTILACMVGDKSVGEAREVFHSNRVPMSVYPEVPGKVLGAMQSYRQWLEKSNPTPFEFSDLEKARVCDYLHHTERLVLGEVDTRPIMADYGLNLVPGELAADRDQALAVAEKLGYPVVLKIVSPQILHKSDLGGIALNIASAEDLESAMQQMVERINTAAPEAEITGYLVQKMAPKGMEVIIGMKRDPTFGPLMMFGLGGVYVELFKDIGFGIAPMTVEQAYEMVSATKTGQLLQGFRGGPTYDLHAVVDAIGRLSQLALDHPGIDEVEINPLLVLPEGQGAIVLDARMILSEA; translated from the coding sequence ATGACCAGGAGTCTGGCTCCATTTTTCTCACCTTCTGGCGTTGCCATCATCGGCACCTCGCAGGATCCGCGCAAGCTCAGCCATGGTATCCTCAAAAACATGACCCTATATGGTTACCAGGGCGGAATTTACCCCGTCAACCCCAAGGCTGACCAGATCCTGGGATTACCAGCCTACCCGGACATCAGCGCCGTTCCCGACCCTGTGGATCTGGCTGTGGCAGTATTGCCAGCACCGATGACTCCCGCAATTTTACACGCCTGCGGTGAACGGGGTATCAAAGCGGTCATCATCATTTCGGGTGGCTTTAAGGAAGTGGGCGGTGTGGGCGTTGAACTTGAAAAGGAGTGCCTCCAGATTGCTCAGAGTTACCAAATGCGCCTGATTGGACCAAACTGTGTCGGCACGATGGATTTATACACCGGTCTTAATTCCACCTTCATCGAGGGCATGCCAGCCAGGGGCTCGATTGGCTTTGTGTCTCAATCCGGTGCAGTTTGTGGCGGCGTGGTCGACTTGATTGGTGAAAAGGGCATCGGTTTTTCTCATTTCGCCAGCCTGGGCAATGAGCTGGATGTGAATGAAACCGATGTCATCGCCTTTTTTGGGGACCACCCGCAGGTGAAGGTAATCGCCGCTTATGTAGAAGCCATCGAACACGGTCAACGCTTCATTGAGGTGGTCAGCCAGGTCTCAAAGGAAAAGCCCATCGTCCTGCTGAAAGCCGGACGCACCGATGCTGGAGCCAGAGCGGTTTCATCACATACCGGCTCGCTGGCTGGGAGTTACGCAGCTTACCAGGCTGCTTTCAAGCAAGCAGGGGTGATCGAGGTTGAGGATCTCAGCTCTTTGTTTGATGTCGCCTGGGCATTGAGCTGCCAGCCTTTGCCCGAGAACAATCGAGTCGTTATCATGACCAACTCGGGCGGCCCAGCCGCGCTGGCATCCGATTTGCTAGCATCCCATGGTTTCGAGCTGGTGGAAATCAGCGCTGAAAAACAGCGCCAACTGGCAGAAAAACTCAACCCCAGTGCCCAGGTGTCCAACCCGGTTGACATGCTCGGCGGGGCTGAAGCCCATGATTTTGATCATTGCTTTAATGTGCTCGCAGATCAACCCGATATCGACACCTTCTTGCCGATGCTGGTTCCGCAATCCCTGGTCGATCCGGCGGAAGTTGCCCGCGCCATTGTCAATCAAGCTAAAACAATCAAAAAAACAATTTTGGCCTGTATGGTCGGAGATAAAAGTGTGGGGGAAGCTCGTGAAGTGTTTCACTCCAACAGGGTTCCGATGAGCGTTTATCCCGAGGTGCCGGGAAAGGTTTTAGGAGCCATGCAATCCTATCGCCAATGGCTGGAAAAATCGAACCCAACGCCCTTTGAATTCTCTGACCTGGAAAAAGCACGGGTATGCGATTATTTACACCACACGGAACGCCTGGTGCTGGGCGAGGTAGATACCCGCCCCATCATGGCGGACTATGGACTGAACCTGGTACCGGGCGAATTAGCAGCAGATCGCGATCAAGCCCTGGCTGTCGCCGAAAAATTGGGCTACCCGGTTGTGCTGAAAATCGTCTCTCCTCAAATCCTGCACAAATCCGACCTGGGCGGAATCGCCCTCAACATTGCTTCTGCTGAAGATTTAGAGTCAGCCATGCAGCAAATGGTCGAAAGGATCAACACTGCCGCACCTGAAGCTGAAATCACCGGTTATTTGGTACAGAAAATGGCGCCGAAGGGAATGGAGGTCATCATTGGTATGAAGCGCGACCCGACCTTTGGTCCTCTGATGATGTTTGGATTGGGGGGCGTTTATGTGGAATTGTTCAAAGACATCGGCTTTGGGATCGCTCCGATGACTGTCGAACAAGCTTACGAGATGGTTTCTGCCACCAAGACCGGCCAATTGTTGCAGGGCTTTCGTGGCGGGCCGACGTATGACCTGCACGCCGTCGTGGACGCCATTGGTCGGTTGAGCCAACTGGCGCTGGATCACCCTGGAATTGACGAGGTTGAGATCAACCCGCTGCTCGTGCTGCCCGAAGGACAGGGCGCCATCGTTCTGGATGCCCGCATGATTTTATCTGAAGCATAA
- a CDS encoding DEAD/DEAH box helicase family protein encodes MLLTDEQGLLLTQPIDTKIFVQGKAGTGKTTAGVHWLQKLLKSGVPPHQILVFTPQRSLAQPYLDCMHDEGGFAHSVITTMTLGGLARRMVDLFWPLISEEAGFAHPNQPPHFLTLESGQYYMAHVVRPLIENEGYFESLTIHRNRIYAQILDNLNKAAIVGFPCEEIGPRLKSAWIGGIEQFNIYDDVQRCADHFRQFCLEHNLLDFSLQVEVFLQRLWPLRLCREHLIQSYRHLIADNIEEDTPVTHDVLRDWLPEFESALLIADEEAGFRSFLGADVISAFSLGSTCETRLWFKQNLVNEPAIAQLKTGVQSVISQLQSRNEEEIESPTPALREALGLPGEPIKLFPSMVKWVTQNVAELIESGVPPAEIVLLAPYMPDVLRFALGDGLDALGIPHQSHRPSRALRDEPATQTLLSLATIAYPGWSMPAQPVNLALALSQAIEGLDLVRAQLLVNLVFEPGNDGIMLKPFEAIPNEIKDRITYSVGERYNRLRQWLLEVAGAEGNQNLDFFLSRLFGEVLSQPGFGFHDDLERANTVSTLIESVQKFRWAVGQQLPGEDFDPGKEYLQMVQDGVIAAQYLRTWEERSPDAVFMAPAYTFLISNQPVDVQFWLDIGSPSWYQRLHQPLTHPSVLSRHWTAGDVWDADDELAAAHETLRRLSIGLLNRCRKKVYIGMSTLDIRGYENRGLLIRIINEAWRRSLKEGA; translated from the coding sequence ATGCTGCTTACTGACGAACAAGGCTTGTTGTTAACCCAGCCGATCGATACGAAAATTTTTGTCCAGGGCAAAGCCGGTACAGGAAAAACGACTGCCGGGGTGCACTGGCTTCAAAAACTGCTAAAGTCTGGCGTACCCCCTCATCAAATCCTGGTTTTCACCCCGCAACGGAGTCTGGCACAACCCTACCTGGATTGTATGCACGATGAGGGAGGCTTTGCCCACAGTGTGATCACCACGATGACGCTGGGCGGCTTAGCCAGGCGGATGGTGGACTTATTCTGGCCGCTCATTAGCGAGGAGGCTGGCTTTGCTCACCCCAATCAGCCGCCGCATTTCCTGACGCTCGAATCGGGTCAATATTATATGGCGCATGTCGTCAGGCCGCTGATCGAAAACGAAGGATATTTTGAGAGCCTGACCATTCATCGCAACCGAATTTATGCCCAAATTTTGGATAATTTGAATAAAGCGGCGATTGTGGGTTTTCCCTGCGAAGAGATCGGTCCCCGTTTGAAATCCGCCTGGATTGGGGGCATTGAACAGTTCAACATCTACGATGATGTCCAGCGCTGTGCGGACCATTTTCGCCAATTCTGTCTGGAACATAACCTGCTGGATTTTTCATTGCAGGTGGAAGTGTTTCTTCAGCGCCTGTGGCCGCTCCGATTATGCCGTGAACACCTGATCCAATCCTACCGCCACCTGATTGCGGACAACATCGAGGAAGATACGCCTGTAACCCATGACGTGCTCAGGGATTGGCTGCCTGAATTCGAATCGGCGCTGTTAATTGCTGATGAGGAGGCTGGCTTTCGTTCTTTCCTTGGCGCGGATGTGATCAGCGCGTTTTCATTGGGCTCAACCTGCGAAACGCGTTTGTGGTTCAAACAGAATTTGGTTAATGAGCCTGCTATCGCCCAGTTGAAAACAGGCGTCCAATCGGTGATCAGCCAGCTCCAATCCCGGAACGAGGAGGAGATTGAAAGCCCCACGCCAGCCTTACGGGAGGCACTGGGCTTGCCGGGTGAGCCTATTAAATTATTTCCATCAATGGTCAAATGGGTCACGCAAAACGTGGCTGAGCTGATTGAAAGCGGGGTTCCGCCCGCTGAGATCGTCCTTTTGGCGCCTTATATGCCGGATGTACTGCGGTTTGCCCTGGGCGATGGTCTGGATGCATTGGGCATTCCACACCAATCCCATCGACCATCACGGGCGTTGCGTGATGAACCTGCCACACAGACCTTACTCAGCCTGGCAACAATTGCTTATCCGGGCTGGTCGATGCCAGCACAACCGGTCAACCTTGCACTGGCATTGTCGCAGGCGATCGAAGGTTTAGACCTGGTCAGAGCCCAATTATTGGTCAACCTGGTCTTTGAACCAGGCAATGACGGAATCATGCTTAAGCCATTCGAGGCTATCCCGAATGAAATTAAGGATCGAATAACCTACAGCGTGGGAGAACGCTATAACAGGCTGCGGCAATGGCTGCTGGAAGTTGCAGGGGCAGAGGGCAATCAGAACCTTGATTTTTTCCTCAGCCGGCTGTTCGGTGAGGTGTTGAGCCAACCCGGTTTCGGGTTTCATGATGATCTGGAAAGAGCCAATACCGTTTCAACTCTGATCGAATCGGTGCAAAAATTTCGTTGGGCGGTTGGACAGCAGTTGCCCGGCGAAGATTTTGACCCGGGCAAAGAATACCTGCAAATGGTGCAGGATGGCGTGATAGCGGCCCAGTACCTGAGAACCTGGGAGGAGCGTTCGCCGGATGCCGTGTTCATGGCGCCAGCCTACACCTTCCTGATCAGCAACCAGCCGGTGGACGTTCAATTCTGGTTGGATATTGGTAGCCCGAGCTGGTACCAGCGCCTGCATCAACCCCTGACCCATCCCTCTGTACTCAGCCGGCACTGGACAGCCGGGGACGTATGGGATGCTGATGACGAGCTGGCTGCTGCTCACGAAACCCTGCGAAGGCTCAGCATTGGATTGCTCAACCGGTGCCGGAAGAAGGTCTATATCGGGATGAGCACTCTGGATATACGCGGCTACGAGAATCGGGGTTTGTTGATCCGAATTATCAATGAGGCCTGGCGGCGTTCACTTAAGGAGGGGGCATGA
- a CDS encoding PD-(D/E)XK nuclease family protein — MILPNDFVFTQANLQDYVDCPYRFYLRYVLRTRWPALVVDQALDFEQRGQAGGRFHRLVQQYLLGVSAERIEVLAEEDPWPELRAWWAGFLTHVPPWLVGQRWVEMPLTATLVGQRLLAKYDLLLVEEQGNLTIFDWKTSEKPLSKARLLERIQTRLYRLVVLQASPMLLNHQSAAPEQISMHYWYATHPQTPIYLIYSQADFDRDREYLAHLVETVANAEVEDFLRTADLARCRFCVYRSHCERGVEAGSLEEFDRLELELDDPDRLIDFDDLPEIEF, encoded by the coding sequence ATGATCCTCCCCAATGATTTTGTTTTCACCCAGGCTAACCTCCAGGACTATGTGGATTGTCCTTACCGTTTTTACCTGCGCTATGTATTGCGGACCAGGTGGCCTGCGCTGGTGGTCGACCAGGCGCTTGACTTCGAGCAACGCGGGCAGGCAGGCGGGCGCTTTCACCGACTGGTGCAGCAGTATTTACTGGGCGTGTCAGCCGAACGGATTGAAGTGCTGGCAGAGGAAGACCCATGGCCAGAACTGCGCGCATGGTGGGCAGGTTTTTTGACGCATGTACCGCCCTGGCTGGTGGGTCAACGCTGGGTAGAGATGCCCCTGACCGCTACCCTGGTCGGTCAACGGCTGCTGGCAAAGTACGACCTGCTGCTTGTGGAAGAACAAGGCAATCTGACCATTTTTGATTGGAAAACGTCTGAAAAGCCCCTGAGCAAAGCTCGACTTTTGGAACGAATCCAAACCCGGCTCTATCGCCTGGTGGTGTTACAAGCCAGCCCAATGCTGCTTAATCATCAGTCGGCAGCGCCCGAGCAGATCAGCATGCATTACTGGTATGCGACGCATCCCCAAACGCCAATTTACCTGATTTACAGCCAGGCGGATTTTGATCGTGATCGTGAATACCTGGCGCACCTGGTTGAGACCGTCGCCAACGCTGAAGTTGAGGATTTCTTGCGCACCGCTGACCTTGCCAGGTGCCGGTTTTGTGTTTACCGCTCGCATTGTGAGCGCGGCGTTGAAGCGGGCAGCCTGGAAGAATTTGACCGGTTGGAACTGGAACTGGATGATCCTGATCGATTGATCGACTTTGATGACCTGCCCGAGATTGAATTCTGA
- a CDS encoding ATP-dependent helicase produces the protein MSEPVIRLRPGQEAVLRYQGGRMGISAVPGSGKTWTLAYLAANLIKRGMIETDQEILVVTLVNAAVDNFSSRISAQLQMEGLLPGYGYRVRTLHGLANDIVRERPDLAGLSNSFQIIDDYECERIKSRIAKDWLASHPDFLEPYLEYDQNNQSHVNAIQQNLPRTIENIANAFIRLAKDRELLPADIENKLSRMQIPLPLVRMGLDMYTEYQNALIYRGGVDFDDLIRLALRCLKSDPSLVQQLRQRWPFILEDEAQDSSRLQQEILSLLAGEGGNWVRVGDPNQAIYESFTTASPQFLLDFLNHPTVEQRTLPESGRSSQDIIDLANHLITWTQTEHPLPAVRGALSPPLILPTPADDPQPNPEPCPHCIRLLTKRMNSDEEMDYVINTARSFLKKQPDQTVAILCLSNDRAYKYVEQLKKLKVPCVDSLLYSSSSTRLSTDAMVKILRCLADPTSSRKLAEAYKVWRRRAQEDDDAWKFHLGIAKQIERCKNLEEYLWPFADRDWLADLAENEGDSDTLNELKSFQSVVRRWHSAVILPIDQLLLTIAQDLFLDPVELALAYKLSTLLRQMSDDHLDWRLPQFIDELTTITKNERRYLGFSADDDAFDPDRYPGQVVVATMHKAKGLEWDCVFLTAVNNYNFPSGAPYDQYLPEKWYVKGKHNLEAEAIAQLRALIDGHTYDWYRPGQASLDARLEFIRERLRLLFVGITRARRFLLVSWNSGRPGNKNVPAEALTALINYLEARNDPPQ, from the coding sequence ATGAGCGAGCCAGTTATCCGATTACGACCCGGACAGGAAGCAGTTTTGCGTTACCAGGGCGGACGCATGGGGATCAGCGCTGTGCCTGGCAGCGGAAAAACATGGACACTGGCATATTTGGCTGCCAACCTGATCAAACGCGGCATGATTGAGACTGATCAGGAAATTTTGGTGGTGACGCTGGTGAATGCTGCTGTGGATAACTTTTCATCGCGCATCAGTGCGCAGCTCCAGATGGAAGGTTTGCTACCAGGCTATGGGTATCGGGTGCGTACGCTGCACGGGCTGGCGAATGATATCGTCCGTGAACGCCCAGACCTGGCGGGATTGAGCAATAGTTTTCAGATCATTGATGATTATGAGTGTGAGCGGATCAAGAGCAGAATCGCCAAGGATTGGCTTGCATCTCACCCGGACTTTCTGGAGCCATATCTGGAATATGATCAAAATAATCAAAGCCACGTAAATGCCATTCAGCAAAATCTGCCGAGGACGATAGAAAACATTGCTAACGCCTTTATCCGTCTGGCAAAGGATCGGGAGTTGTTGCCTGCTGATATTGAGAATAAACTGAGCCGGATGCAAATCCCCCTGCCCCTGGTCAGGATGGGGCTGGACATGTATACCGAGTATCAGAATGCCCTGATCTACCGGGGCGGCGTTGACTTTGACGATCTGATCCGGCTGGCGTTACGCTGCCTGAAATCAGATCCATCTTTGGTGCAGCAACTGCGTCAACGCTGGCCATTTATCCTTGAGGATGAAGCCCAGGATTCAAGCCGCCTACAGCAGGAGATCCTTTCGCTGTTGGCAGGTGAGGGCGGCAACTGGGTGCGGGTCGGCGATCCAAACCAGGCCATTTACGAGAGTTTTACAACAGCCAGCCCTCAATTCCTGCTTGATTTCCTGAATCATCCCACGGTTGAGCAGCGGACATTGCCGGAGAGCGGTCGATCTTCACAGGATATCATCGACCTTGCCAACCATCTGATCACATGGACGCAGACGGAACATCCTCTGCCGGCTGTGCGCGGTGCTTTGTCGCCGCCATTGATACTGCCAACGCCCGCCGATGACCCCCAACCCAACCCCGAACCCTGCCCACACTGCATCCGCTTGCTCACCAAACGAATGAATTCCGATGAAGAAATGGACTATGTGATCAACACCGCCCGGTCCTTTCTTAAAAAGCAGCCCGATCAGACGGTGGCGATCCTCTGCCTGAGTAATGACCGGGCTTATAAATATGTTGAACAGCTCAAGAAACTAAAGGTCCCTTGTGTGGATAGTTTGCTATATTCCTCAAGCTCGACTCGGCTCTCAACCGATGCCATGGTCAAAATTCTACGCTGCCTGGCCGATCCGACCTCCAGCCGAAAATTAGCCGAAGCGTACAAGGTTTGGCGTCGAAGAGCGCAAGAAGATGACGATGCCTGGAAATTTCACCTGGGAATTGCAAAACAGATTGAAAGGTGTAAAAACCTGGAAGAATACCTGTGGCCTTTTGCTGACCGGGATTGGCTGGCTGATCTCGCAGAAAATGAGGGCGATTCTGATACCCTGAATGAGCTGAAGTCCTTTCAGTCCGTTGTCCGGCGCTGGCACTCAGCCGTGATTTTACCGATCGATCAACTCCTGTTGACAATTGCCCAGGACCTGTTCCTGGACCCGGTTGAACTGGCTCTGGCTTATAAACTGTCCACGCTTTTACGCCAGATGAGCGACGACCATCTGGATTGGCGTCTGCCGCAATTTATCGACGAATTAACCACCATCACAAAAAATGAACGCCGATATCTGGGATTTTCTGCTGATGATGATGCCTTTGACCCGGACCGTTACCCCGGTCAGGTTGTGGTGGCAACCATGCACAAAGCCAAGGGTTTAGAGTGGGATTGTGTGTTCCTGACCGCAGTCAATAATTATAATTTTCCTTCTGGCGCTCCTTATGACCAGTACCTGCCGGAAAAGTGGTATGTCAAGGGAAAGCACAACCTGGAAGCAGAAGCAATCGCCCAATTGCGGGCGTTAATCGACGGACATACCTATGATTGGTATCGACCGGGTCAGGCGTCGCTGGATGCTCGACTGGAGTTCATCCGTGAACGACTGCGCCTGTTGTTCGTTGGCATCACACGGGCGCGTCGCTTTCTATTGGTCAGTTGGAATTCTGGCAGACCTGGCAATAAAAACGTGCCGGCTGAGGCATTGACCGCATTAATAAATTATCTGGAGGCCAGAAATGATCCTCCCCAATGA
- a CDS encoding DegV family protein yields the protein MIAIITDSTCDIPADLVEKYAIQIVPQYIIWGDEQFKDRVELSPQAFYQRFQTDPQRPTSSQSTKDDFLSAIDAAIENGATEALILTVSSAMSGTYQTAKAAAEKARIPVSVIDSKGPTMSLGWQVLEAARARDADADMDDIIARVATLRQKLVQVVAMQSIEYLERGGRIGDAAKWVGTLLKVKPVVRINHKTGRVEPAGLARTHQSMLNMLHRKFFDSLDRDGKLHIAVLHGNVPEEAQRLAESIQKEFNPVKLIINITGPVLGINTGPGALALCGFSG from the coding sequence ATGATCGCGATTATCACCGACAGCACCTGTGACATCCCTGCAGACCTGGTGGAAAAGTACGCCATTCAGATTGTGCCCCAGTACATCATTTGGGGTGATGAACAATTCAAAGACCGGGTAGAGCTTTCGCCTCAAGCTTTCTACCAGCGTTTTCAAACCGACCCACAAAGGCCAACTTCTTCCCAGTCTACCAAAGATGATTTCCTGTCTGCCATCGATGCAGCTATTGAAAACGGCGCAACTGAAGCACTGATCCTGACCGTATCTTCCGCCATGAGCGGGACTTACCAAACAGCCAAAGCTGCTGCAGAAAAAGCGCGCATCCCGGTCTCAGTGATTGACTCAAAAGGGCCAACCATGTCCCTGGGCTGGCAGGTACTGGAAGCTGCCCGTGCCCGGGATGCCGATGCAGACATGGATGATATCATTGCCAGGGTCGCCACGTTGCGCCAGAAGCTTGTCCAGGTTGTGGCTATGCAATCAATAGAATATTTGGAGCGCGGCGGTCGGATTGGTGACGCGGCGAAATGGGTGGGAACCCTGTTAAAAGTCAAGCCCGTGGTCAGGATCAATCACAAGACCGGTCGGGTTGAACCCGCCGGGCTGGCGCGCACCCATCAATCTATGCTGAACATGCTGCACAGGAAATTCTTTGACTCCCTCGACCGGGATGGCAAACTTCACATCGCTGTCTTACATGGGAATGTGCCGGAGGAAGCACAGCGCCTGGCAGAAAGCATCCAAAAAGAATTTAATCCCGTTAAGCTGATTATCAATATCACCGGTCCGGTTCTGGGTATCAACACCGGTCCCGGTGCGCTGGCGCTGTGCGGGTTTTCAGGATGA